A genomic segment from Spirosoma sp. SC4-14 encodes:
- a CDS encoding helix-turn-helix transcriptional regulator, producing the protein MVQASYVILNEVDEETSLEQIGNLIGDIRLQADLTQQELAQKLGVGVSTVHKYETNGQKIPLHTLAKIAHLCQVDLIVGFQTKP; encoded by the coding sequence ATGGTTCAAGCAAGCTATGTGATTTTAAACGAAGTAGATGAAGAGACTAGCCTGGAACAAATCGGTAATCTGATTGGGGACATCCGGTTACAGGCTGATTTGACCCAGCAGGAGCTGGCTCAAAAGCTAGGCGTGGGCGTTTCTACCGTGCATAAATACGAAACAAACGGTCAGAAAATACCCCTGCACACACTCGCTAAAATTGCCCACCTATGCCAAGTCGATTTAATTGTAGGCTTTCAGACAAAGCCCTAG
- a CDS encoding Na+/H+ antiporter NhaA, whose product MMSRSRLLKNLSRPLIQPFAEFFRLEAASGILLLISRVSALALANGNVGIARYFPKVWDCVLAVSGGTGRRAGIRQAMLFLVAALGGMLLPARLFWLVNRHLLTAGGWCIPMATDMALALTIVLCF is encoded by the coding sequence ATGATGAGTCGAAGCCGCCTATTGAAAAACCTGTCCAGGCCCCTAATCCAACCCTTCGCCGAGTTTTTCAGACTCGAAGCCGCCAGTGGTATTTTGCTGCTGATTAGCCGTGTATCAGCGTTGGCCCTGGCCAATGGCAACGTTGGCATAGCGCGTTATTTCCCCAAGGTATGGGACTGCGTATTAGCTGTTTCAGGAGGTACTGGTAGGCGAGCTGGCATCAGGCAGGCCATGTTGTTCTTGGTGGCTGCGCTGGGAGGCATGCTGCTACCGGCGAGGCTATTCTGGCTAGTCAACCGGCATTTGCTTACCGCTGGCGGCTGGTGTATTCCCATGGCGACCGACATGGCCTTGGCCCTGACCATTGTTTTATGCTTCTGA
- a CDS encoding MCP four helix bundle domain-containing protein, which produces MTHLPHTRSSVRSILLVIALLGLILTSVFLSRRRIQDIQEASSSIYKDRLLPTGMLVNLTATVYRKRLLLETHVLATQKPNPELIASTLDRFNRRTDSLLTEFERTKLTRKEADRLRQLRQQLTVYNQLEGELTTNLVDLPASRKALFAGSGSTAFGQVAQTLDELASLQLSVGEELLGESRAQTNYIYVLTALQIGLVLMIGLSLVWHRFQ; this is translated from the coding sequence ATGACACATTTACCCCATACTCGTTCATCGGTACGCTCCATCCTGCTGGTGATTGCTTTGCTGGGACTGATTTTGACCAGTGTTTTCCTAAGTCGTCGCCGTATCCAGGATATACAGGAGGCATCCTCATCGATCTACAAAGATCGACTGCTGCCCACGGGCATGCTGGTCAATCTGACCGCAACAGTCTACCGAAAACGGCTGTTGCTGGAAACACACGTGTTGGCTACTCAAAAACCAAACCCGGAATTGATAGCCTCAACGCTCGACCGGTTCAACCGGCGGACGGACTCCTTACTGACCGAGTTTGAACGAACCAAATTAACGAGAAAAGAAGCCGACCGGCTCAGGCAGCTCCGGCAACAGCTTACCGTTTATAATCAGCTGGAAGGCGAGCTAACAACCAATTTAGTTGATTTACCAGCATCCCGGAAGGCGCTCTTTGCCGGTAGTGGTAGCACGGCTTTTGGCCAGGTGGCCCAAACGCTTGATGAACTGGCGAGTCTACAGCTGAGCGTCGGTGAAGAACTGCTGGGCGAATCGAGAGCCCAAACCAATTATATTTACGTCTTGACGGCCTTACAAATAGGTTTGGTACTGATGATTGGATTGAGCCTGGTCTGGCACCGTTTCCAATAG
- a CDS encoding TerC family protein — protein sequence MDGINHLIPLLTLIALETILGIDNVIFISILAGKLPLAQRNRFRYWGLGLAMFLRLGLLTLLAWIMQLNTTLFTVASIDMSGKGLILLGGGLFLIYKSTAEIYHYAELGDDAHAPDTTKNSFRDLLIQVLVLDLVFSLDSIITAVGMVNQLWVMYTAIVVSVGIMLVAAKPISEFITRHPSFKILALCFLLIIGMSLVAEGLHVEIPKGYIYFAMAFAFGVDLIQMKTVSKAGSK from the coding sequence ATGGACGGTATCAACCATTTGATTCCCCTATTGACCCTGATAGCGCTGGAGACCATTCTGGGCATCGACAACGTTATATTCATTTCGATTCTGGCCGGTAAACTGCCCCTCGCCCAGCGGAATCGGTTCCGGTACTGGGGCCTGGGCCTGGCGATGTTTTTGCGACTGGGACTGCTGACCCTGCTGGCCTGGATCATGCAGCTTAACACGACGCTGTTTACCGTAGCCAGCATCGACATGAGCGGGAAAGGTCTGATTCTGCTGGGCGGGGGCCTGTTTCTGATCTACAAGAGCACGGCTGAAATTTACCACTACGCTGAACTCGGCGACGATGCCCATGCCCCTGATACAACCAAAAACTCGTTCCGCGACCTGTTGATTCAGGTCCTGGTTCTGGATCTGGTTTTTTCATTGGATTCAATCATCACGGCCGTGGGCATGGTCAACCAGCTATGGGTGATGTACACGGCCATCGTGGTGTCGGTGGGGATCATGCTGGTGGCGGCTAAACCCATCAGTGAATTCATAACCCGGCACCCGTCGTTCAAGATTCTGGCCCTGTGTTTTCTGCTCATTATCGGCATGTCGTTAGTGGCCGAAGGGCTGCACGTCGAAATCCCCAAAGGGTATATCTATTTTGCCATGGCGTTCGCTTTTGGGGTTGACCTAATCCAGATGAAGACGGTATCGAAAGCAGGGAGCAAGTGA
- a CDS encoding universal stress protein, which translates to MKTILLATNLREQTTAVFDWARLFAHQYSSSFLLLHVQQTPINVMSQSSDSDPVDLNTSMDVVVEAAYPAKLRQLATQFGREGIGCRVLLRQGNATEVILATAQQQAVDLILMGHDPLASIYQQLLTGSVALSIARRSRCPVLIAPTDDLEMVSGRVYPRTIVYTTSLAFDQPKPFIQVVEMAHRFESRLRLLHIQTDNQSNKTSADKRIAHFQQLMGDNPVEVDRVNAPTVVSGIDWYLSTNPADLLVMTTHERDFISGLLNPSLTGRMISRSTIPILVYHLKADA; encoded by the coding sequence ATGAAAACTATTTTGTTAGCCACCAATTTGCGGGAGCAAACTACGGCAGTATTCGATTGGGCACGCCTGTTTGCTCACCAGTATTCTTCATCGTTCCTCTTATTGCATGTACAACAGACTCCGATAAACGTGATGAGCCAGTCGTCGGATTCGGACCCCGTAGACCTAAACACATCGATGGATGTGGTGGTCGAAGCGGCCTATCCAGCCAAACTCCGCCAACTAGCTACCCAATTTGGGCGGGAAGGCATTGGCTGCCGGGTTCTTTTGCGGCAGGGTAATGCAACCGAGGTCATACTGGCCACGGCCCAACAACAAGCCGTTGACTTGATCCTGATGGGGCATGATCCCCTGGCTAGTATCTATCAGCAATTGTTGACGGGCAGTGTCGCCCTCAGCATTGCCCGGCGGTCACGGTGTCCAGTCCTGATCGCACCCACTGATGATCTGGAGATGGTATCAGGACGGGTTTATCCGCGAACGATTGTCTACACCACATCGTTGGCGTTTGATCAGCCGAAGCCCTTCATTCAGGTTGTTGAGATGGCCCATCGGTTTGAGTCCAGGCTACGTCTACTTCATATACAGACGGATAATCAATCCAATAAAACCAGTGCCGATAAACGAATCGCTCATTTTCAGCAGCTTATGGGTGATAACCCAGTTGAAGTGGATCGGGTTAATGCCCCGACCGTAGTTAGCGGAATCGACTGGTATCTTTCCACAAATCCGGCCGATTTACTGGTGATGACCACCCATGAACGCGATTTTATATCGGGACTGCTGAACCCTAGTCTGACAGGCCGAATGATTAGTCGATCGACAATCCCTATCCTGGTTTATCACCTAAAAGCTGACGCTTAA
- a CDS encoding MCP four helix bundle domain-containing protein codes for MKWSFALQQKLKVAGLLLSLMLVILYTATSLKNDVQDMEQTVVALYADRLQPAIELVHINESIHAKRLLIEHQFVNGVPVSPAALAGQLGHYNQRINERIRQYKKTKLTASETRWLNAFHKKFKQGQDLEKSIQALLIVEQPSQARQVFYGPGALVFKHSVQALHELAQIQAETGQQSVKDAHRMAAGGSLNVTLLTALSLLVGLVILGLIHNARLVGQSAPPFHLN; via the coding sequence ATGAAATGGTCGTTCGCCCTCCAACAAAAACTCAAAGTGGCCGGGCTGTTGCTGAGCCTGATGCTGGTCATTTTATATACGGCAACCAGCCTGAAAAATGACGTGCAGGACATGGAACAAACGGTGGTCGCCCTCTACGCCGACCGGTTGCAGCCGGCCATCGAATTGGTTCATATCAACGAAAGTATCCACGCCAAACGACTGCTGATCGAACATCAGTTCGTCAATGGAGTGCCTGTTTCACCCGCGGCACTAGCTGGGCAACTGGGGCACTATAACCAGCGAATAAACGAGCGGATCAGGCAATACAAAAAAACAAAACTGACGGCCAGCGAGACACGCTGGCTGAATGCATTCCACAAGAAATTCAAGCAGGGGCAAGACCTGGAGAAGTCTATACAGGCCTTGCTAATTGTCGAACAGCCGTCCCAAGCCCGTCAGGTTTTTTATGGCCCAGGGGCACTGGTCTTCAAACACAGTGTTCAGGCACTCCATGAACTGGCTCAGATCCAAGCCGAGACAGGCCAACAATCGGTGAAGGACGCACATCGGATGGCCGCAGGCGGATCGCTGAACGTGACCCTGTTAACAGCCCTTTCACTCCTGGTGGGTCTGGTGATTCTGGGCCTAATTCACAACGCGCGGTTAGTAGGCCAGTCCGCCCCGCCGTTTCATCTCAACTAA
- a CDS encoding Na+/H+ antiporter NhaA yields the protein MTRTAPRSSTMARAVRKTFITSVFNWLGVRIQGLYLLLGLVLWYLTLKLGIHAPLAGIR from the coding sequence ATGACCAGAACCGCACCGAGGTCATCCACAATGGCAAGGGCCGTCAGGAAAACCTTCATTACCAGTGTGTTCAATTGGCTGGGCGTACGGATACAGGGGCTTTATCTACTACTGGGGTTGGTTCTGTGGTACCTGACCTTAAAGTTGGGGATACATGCCCCGCTGGCCGGTATCCGGTAA
- a CDS encoding helix-turn-helix domain-containing protein, whose translation MNNSIAEKCDFDIRFLQDTLYVLSGKWKLPIIAAIFNGANRYSDILRAIPDITSRMLSKELKELEMNKLVERSVKDSIPVYITYQLTPYSSSLEGLVIDMITWGKQHRKIISLNLKQPKQE comes from the coding sequence ATGAATAATTCGATCGCTGAAAAGTGTGATTTTGACATTAGGTTTCTTCAGGACACTTTATATGTGCTCAGCGGTAAATGGAAGCTACCGATCATTGCCGCTATCTTTAATGGTGCCAATCGGTATAGTGACATTTTAAGAGCGATTCCAGATATAACCAGCCGTATGCTTTCAAAGGAATTGAAAGAACTGGAAATGAATAAACTGGTAGAAAGATCCGTCAAAGACAGTATTCCGGTATACATCACCTATCAACTTACTCCCTACAGTTCATCATTAGAGGGATTGGTTATAGACATGATTACCTGGGGCAAACAACACCGTAAGATTATATCCCTCAACCTTAAACAACCGAAACAAGAGTAA
- a CDS encoding GreA/GreB family elongation factor, with protein MMTNRIISKLDYQRLKKRIEQAKINARVSPTQLMKLVRGVDGATLLDPVKIPSDVVTMNSVVSLEYIDMDKHLDICLVYPEEADGAHNRISIFAPLATALLGCQRGTVANLTTPFGSINIRINQILYQPEAAGDFSR; from the coding sequence ATGATGACAAATAGAATCATTAGTAAGCTGGACTATCAGCGCCTGAAAAAACGGATCGAGCAAGCTAAAATCAATGCCCGGGTATCCCCTACGCAGCTCATGAAACTGGTGCGGGGTGTGGACGGCGCAACCCTATTGGACCCGGTGAAGATACCCTCGGATGTGGTCACCATGAATTCGGTAGTAAGTCTGGAATATATAGATATGGATAAGCATCTGGATATTTGCTTAGTGTACCCCGAAGAGGCGGATGGCGCACACAACCGAATTTCCATTTTTGCCCCCTTGGCCACGGCCCTGCTGGGCTGTCAGCGGGGAACGGTGGCCAATCTGACTACCCCATTTGGTTCCATAAACATTCGAATCAACCAGATTCTCTATCAGCCCGAAGCCGCTGGTGACTTCTCACGCTAA
- a CDS encoding Na+/H+ antiporter NhaA has protein sequence MKVFLTALAIVDDLGAVLVIGFFYIPAIDSHYLLSAGGQGLTLSGIRSLRSIKQWSGPRPCRSPWEYTSRQR, from the coding sequence ATGAAGGTTTTCCTGACGGCCCTTGCCATTGTGGATGACCTCGGTGCGGTTCTGGTCATTGGCTTCTTTTACATCCCAGCTATCGATAGCCATTACCTGCTTAGCGCGGGTGGCCAAGGGCTGACATTAAGTGGTATCCGCTCACTCAGAAGCATAAAACAATGGTCAGGGCCAAGGCCATGTCGGTCGCCATGGGAATACACCAGCCGCCAGCGGTAA
- a CDS encoding TerB family tellurite resistance protein — protein sequence MYSPDVAMGLGSIVYALCKLDGQLHQDETKLACDLLAEGPYSDLAICAMFLRDNVGEPAEEASAFGLRRLADKRVEISQETKKRFVRILLRVARAHEGISREERAFIRQFWRELQRI from the coding sequence ATGTATTCACCGGATGTAGCCATGGGATTAGGCAGTATCGTTTATGCGCTGTGTAAACTGGACGGTCAGCTTCACCAGGATGAGACGAAGCTAGCCTGTGACCTGTTAGCTGAGGGTCCCTACAGTGATCTGGCCATCTGCGCGATGTTCCTGCGGGATAATGTGGGTGAACCCGCCGAGGAAGCCAGCGCCTTTGGCCTGCGCCGACTGGCCGACAAGCGGGTTGAAATTAGCCAGGAAACCAAGAAACGGTTTGTCCGTATTCTGCTGCGGGTGGCGCGGGCCCATGAGGGAATCTCGCGGGAAGAACGGGCCTTTATTCGGCAGTTCTGGCGGGAATTGCAACGAATATGA